Proteins encoded together in one Pseudomonadota bacterium window:
- a CDS encoding 2-oxo acid dehydrogenase subunit E2, translating to MTQLAEVKVPDLGDFEDVPISDVHVSVGDRVEAEDSLVTLESDKATMDVPAPSAGTIREIKVKVGDRVSSDHVIALLEAAAAAGAGIETGIESSPEPPPAPTPSEPVSTVSSQAASVSERAATAGPTLPASEAVPSAATAPVSPAPAQARTSATGNGEVHASPAVRRFARQFEIDLERVTPTGRRGRVTLEDVELVVKRQIEQARRGGLGLPEMPEVDFAEFGAIERKPLSRIKRISGPSLQRSWLHVPHVTQHDEADITDLEQFRQQNKQAAKEQGFNLTPLAFIMKACVATLKAYPEVNSSLDRDGQHLVYKQYFHFGVAVDTPDGLVVPVVRDVDGKSIMDIARELAETSAAAREGKLRLDQIRGASFTISSLGGIGGTAFTPIVNAPEVAILGVSRAVHKPVYRDGEFAPRLMLPLALSYDHRVIDGALAARVTTHLCAMLSDIRRILMLG from the coding sequence ATGACCCAACTAGCAGAAGTCAAGGTGCCCGATCTCGGCGATTTTGAAGACGTCCCGATCTCGGACGTGCACGTGTCTGTCGGCGACCGCGTCGAAGCCGAGGATTCGCTCGTAACGCTCGAAAGCGACAAGGCTACCATGGACGTGCCTGCACCCTCGGCCGGCACCATCAGGGAGATCAAGGTCAAGGTCGGCGACCGGGTCTCGAGCGACCATGTGATCGCGCTTCTGGAAGCCGCCGCAGCCGCCGGAGCCGGAATCGAAACCGGAATCGAAAGCAGCCCCGAGCCCCCACCCGCGCCGACCCCGAGCGAGCCGGTTTCCACCGTTTCCTCGCAGGCGGCATCGGTATCCGAGCGTGCGGCCACGGCCGGCCCCACCCTGCCGGCCAGCGAGGCCGTGCCCAGCGCTGCCACGGCTCCCGTTTCACCGGCGCCGGCTCAAGCTCGGACCAGCGCGACCGGAAACGGCGAGGTCCATGCCAGTCCGGCCGTGCGACGTTTTGCTCGCCAATTCGAGATCGACCTCGAGCGCGTGACTCCCACCGGTCGCCGAGGTAGGGTCACCTTGGAAGACGTCGAGCTCGTCGTCAAGCGACAGATCGAACAGGCCAGGCGCGGTGGGTTGGGGCTACCGGAGATGCCGGAAGTGGACTTCGCCGAGTTCGGCGCGATCGAACGCAAGCCGCTGTCGCGCATCAAGCGCATTTCTGGGCCCAGCCTGCAGCGCTCGTGGCTGCATGTACCCCACGTCACCCAGCACGATGAAGCGGACATCACCGATCTGGAGCAGTTCCGACAGCAAAACAAGCAGGCCGCCAAGGAGCAGGGATTCAACCTGACGCCCCTGGCCTTCATCATGAAAGCCTGCGTGGCCACCCTCAAGGCGTACCCGGAAGTGAACTCGTCGCTGGATCGCGATGGCCAGCATCTTGTGTACAAGCAGTACTTTCACTTCGGCGTGGCGGTGGACACGCCCGACGGGCTCGTAGTGCCCGTAGTGCGCGACGTGGATGGCAAGAGCATCATGGACATCGCGAGGGAGCTCGCGGAAACCAGCGCCGCGGCGCGGGAGGGTAAACTGCGCCTGGACCAGATCCGCGGTGCCAGCTTCACGATTTCCAGCCTGGGCGGGATCGGTGGAACCGCGTTCACCCCCATCGTCAACGCTCCGGAAGTCGCCATCCTGGGCGTATCGAGGGCTGTGCACAAGCCCGTGTATAGGGACGGGGAGTTCGCGCCACGGCTCATGCTGCCGCTCGCGCTGTCCTACGATCACCGCGTGATCGACGGCGCGCTGGCCGCCCGCGTGACGACCCACCTATGCGCGATGCTGAGCGACATTCGCCGCATCCTGATGCTGGGTTAG
- the aceE gene encoding pyruvate dehydrogenase (acetyl-transferring), homodimeric type, protein MESNADHSDLDPTETEEWLGALGAVLEREGPERAHFLIDALVDRARNAGAYIPYSATTSYKNTIPADLQPAYPGDLEIEQAIETYIRWNAMAMVVKANRNGGNVGGHIASYASVATLWEVGFNHFFRAPSQEHGGDLIYFQGHSSPGIYARAFLEGRLSEEQLANFRQESGRRGLSSYPHPWLMPEFWQFPTVSMGLTSIQAIYQARFMRYLQHRGLAQTAGRKVWAFLGDGEMDEPESLGAISLAAREELEDLIFVINCNLQRLDGPVRGNSKIIQELEAVFRGAGWNVIKVIWGSGWDELFARDHQGLLTKRMEEAVDGDYQLYRARDGAFIREHFFGKYPELRDLVAGMSDDELWALRRGGHDPTKVYAAYQAAVKHSGQPTVILVKSIKGFGMGEAGESLNITHQQKKMGSDALRTFRDRFGLPVSDEQVDSVAFVRPAEDSKELRYLHDRRRALGGYLPARADRSPSIEVPELSRFKGLIESSGERELSTTMAFVRVLMQLTRDKNLKQLLVPIVADEARTFGMEGMFRQVGIYAPSGQLYQPVDEGQIASYREQRKGQILQEGISEAGAMCSWIAAGNAYANHGLPLIPFYIFYSMFGFQRVGDLIWAAADMQTRGFLLGATSGRTTLNGEGLQHQDGSSHVAAAAVPNCVAYDPTFAYEVAVIMQDGLRRMYQEHESVFYYLTLLNENYPQPAMPKGAEAAIRKGMYLLADASAATKTRKGRKKRPVVQLLGCGSILREVIAAARLLDDDFGIAADVWSVPSFNELRRDGLQVERHNLLRPTAKQRSTYVEQCLAKRQGPVIASSDYVRAFADQIRPFVPRRYITLGTDGFGRSDTRERLRDFFEVDRRYVTVAALRALAEEDKIDNARVDEALKRYAIDPDKPDPWTT, encoded by the coding sequence ATGGAATCGAACGCGGATCACTCAGACCTCGACCCCACCGAAACCGAAGAATGGCTTGGCGCCTTGGGAGCCGTCCTGGAGCGAGAAGGCCCCGAGCGGGCCCATTTCCTGATCGACGCGCTGGTGGACAGGGCTCGCAACGCGGGTGCCTACATTCCGTACAGTGCAACTACTTCCTACAAGAACACCATCCCCGCCGACCTCCAGCCGGCCTACCCCGGCGATCTCGAGATCGAGCAAGCCATCGAGACCTACATCCGGTGGAACGCGATGGCGATGGTGGTCAAGGCCAACCGCAACGGTGGCAATGTCGGGGGGCACATCGCGAGCTACGCCTCGGTCGCTACGCTCTGGGAGGTGGGCTTCAACCACTTCTTCCGCGCACCGAGTCAGGAGCACGGAGGCGACCTCATTTACTTCCAGGGGCACAGCTCACCCGGGATCTATGCCAGGGCGTTTCTCGAGGGGCGCCTTAGCGAAGAGCAGCTGGCCAACTTCCGCCAAGAGTCCGGCCGGCGCGGGTTGTCTTCGTATCCCCACCCCTGGTTGATGCCGGAGTTCTGGCAATTCCCCACCGTGTCCATGGGCCTGACCTCCATCCAGGCCATCTACCAGGCACGCTTCATGAGGTATCTGCAGCACCGGGGTCTCGCGCAGACGGCGGGACGCAAGGTGTGGGCCTTCCTGGGCGATGGAGAGATGGACGAGCCGGAATCCCTGGGCGCCATCTCCCTTGCCGCGCGCGAAGAGCTCGAAGACCTGATCTTCGTGATCAATTGCAATCTGCAGCGGCTGGACGGGCCGGTGCGAGGCAACAGCAAGATCATCCAGGAACTGGAGGCGGTGTTCCGCGGAGCGGGCTGGAACGTGATCAAGGTCATTTGGGGCAGCGGCTGGGACGAGCTGTTCGCCCGCGATCACCAGGGCCTGCTCACGAAGCGGATGGAAGAGGCGGTCGACGGGGACTACCAGCTCTACCGCGCCCGGGACGGCGCATTCATTCGGGAGCACTTCTTCGGCAAGTATCCCGAGCTTCGCGATCTAGTGGCCGGCATGTCCGATGACGAGCTTTGGGCCTTGCGGCGCGGCGGCCACGATCCAACCAAGGTCTACGCAGCCTACCAGGCTGCCGTGAAGCACTCGGGCCAACCGACGGTCATCCTCGTCAAGAGCATCAAGGGCTTCGGCATGGGAGAAGCCGGCGAGTCGCTCAATATCACGCATCAACAAAAGAAGATGGGCAGCGACGCCCTCCGGACGTTTCGGGACCGCTTTGGTCTGCCGGTCAGCGACGAGCAGGTCGACTCGGTCGCCTTCGTGCGGCCGGCCGAGGACTCGAAGGAGCTGCGCTACCTGCACGATCGCCGCAGGGCGCTGGGAGGATATCTGCCGGCTCGCGCCGATCGCAGCCCGAGTATCGAAGTGCCCGAGCTATCGCGCTTCAAGGGTCTGATCGAGAGCAGCGGCGAGCGCGAGCTATCCACCACCATGGCCTTCGTGCGGGTGCTGATGCAGCTCACCCGGGACAAGAACCTCAAGCAGCTGCTGGTTCCCATCGTGGCCGATGAAGCGCGCACCTTCGGCATGGAGGGGATGTTTCGACAGGTCGGCATCTACGCACCGAGCGGCCAGCTCTATCAGCCGGTGGACGAAGGACAGATCGCGTCCTACCGCGAGCAAAGGAAAGGGCAGATCCTGCAGGAGGGGATCAGCGAAGCAGGAGCCATGTGCTCATGGATCGCCGCGGGCAACGCCTACGCCAATCACGGCCTGCCACTGATTCCGTTCTACATCTTCTACTCGATGTTCGGCTTCCAGCGCGTGGGCGATCTGATCTGGGCTGCCGCCGACATGCAGACCCGCGGCTTTCTGTTGGGCGCTACGTCAGGACGCACGACCCTCAACGGCGAGGGCCTGCAGCATCAGGACGGCTCGAGCCACGTGGCCGCGGCTGCTGTCCCCAACTGCGTTGCCTACGACCCCACCTTCGCGTACGAGGTCGCGGTGATCATGCAGGATGGGCTGCGCCGCATGTACCAAGAGCACGAGAGCGTCTTTTACTACCTTACGCTGCTCAACGAAAACTACCCCCAGCCCGCCATGCCGAAAGGCGCCGAAGCGGCCATCCGCAAGGGCATGTACCTGCTGGCTGACGCAAGCGCCGCAACAAAGACCCGCAAGGGCAGGAAGAAGCGGCCCGTGGTGCAGCTGCTGGGCTGTGGATCGATTCTGCGCGAAGTGATCGCGGCCGCTCGCCTGCTCGACGACGACTTCGGCATCGCGGCCGACGTTTGGAGCGTGCCGAGCTTCAACGAGCTGCGTCGAGACGGATTGCAGGTCGAGAGGCACAATTTGCTGCGTCCAACCGCGAAGCAGCGCAGCACCTACGTCGAGCAATGCCTCGCGAAGCGGCAGGGGCCGGTCATCGCCTCGTCGGACTATGTGCGGGCCTTCGCGGACCAGATTCGCCCCTTCGTGCCGCGCCGCTACATCACGTTGGGTACGGACGGCTTTGGACGCAGCGACACGCGCGAGCGCTTGCGTGATTTCTTCGAGGTGGATCGGCGCTATGTGACCGTTGCCGCGCTGCGTGCGCTCGCCGAAGAGGACAAGATAGACAACGCACGCGTCGACGAGGCGCTCAAGCGCTATGCTATCGACCCCGACAAACCCGACCCCTGGACGACCTAG